In one Leptospira yasudae genomic region, the following are encoded:
- a CDS encoding helix-turn-helix transcriptional regulator has product MEIVQLFPLTAMFANLAAFFALWKDRDSFGNYFRILLIVLAGGNLSLFFLLASSSSDQAYFFFHVFRHFIFFVPPLLLCLSRILSGRKVKSPMTVGVIAVAIGLILLIELDYSSSTKSVLIREWKFYAWGWFPVLENQARILVGGFFGIGFILSLFLLLKPKDAPVQGWIPFLVLCWWLGLGTNFLPLFGWNVFPLGMGADTIVSVFISVYLSRDRADSLFHKVAEILASASVALGCGSLSILFLSGESTRIQTIFLSAIGVGASWIVLRLFRKKEHSELLDLGSLTQKGLTKQELRICELITEGYTRKQIGFFLGIANGTLRNHLVNLYEKTIDREKNSGSKDKFQRLTVFLHSYKKP; this is encoded by the coding sequence ATGGAAATCGTTCAACTATTCCCTCTTACGGCGATGTTTGCGAATCTTGCGGCGTTCTTTGCGTTGTGGAAAGACAGGGATTCGTTCGGAAATTATTTTCGGATTCTTCTCATCGTATTGGCGGGAGGAAATCTTTCCCTTTTCTTTTTACTCGCGTCCTCATCGTCCGATCAAGCCTACTTCTTCTTTCACGTATTTCGTCATTTCATCTTCTTCGTACCTCCTCTTCTATTGTGTCTGAGCAGAATTCTTTCGGGAAGAAAAGTGAAATCACCAATGACAGTAGGGGTGATCGCGGTCGCAATCGGATTGATTCTTTTGATCGAATTGGATTATTCATCCTCAACAAAATCCGTTCTTATCCGCGAATGGAAATTTTATGCATGGGGTTGGTTTCCCGTTTTAGAAAATCAAGCTCGGATCTTGGTGGGAGGTTTTTTCGGGATCGGTTTTATTCTTTCTTTGTTTCTTCTTTTAAAACCGAAAGACGCGCCCGTCCAAGGTTGGATTCCGTTTTTGGTTTTATGTTGGTGGTTAGGATTAGGAACGAACTTTCTTCCTCTTTTCGGATGGAACGTCTTTCCGCTCGGAATGGGAGCGGATACGATCGTAAGCGTTTTCATTTCCGTTTATCTTTCACGCGATCGCGCCGATTCTCTCTTTCACAAGGTTGCGGAAATATTGGCGAGTGCAAGCGTCGCACTCGGTTGCGGATCTCTTTCCATACTTTTTTTAAGCGGAGAATCCACTCGAATCCAAACGATCTTTCTTTCCGCAATCGGAGTCGGCGCCTCTTGGATCGTGTTGCGTTTATTTCGGAAAAAGGAACATTCGGAACTTCTGGATCTGGGTTCCTTAACGCAAAAAGGATTAACCAAACAAGAACTTAGAATCTGCGAACTCATAACGGAAGGTTACACTCGAAAGCAGATCGGTTTCTTTTTAGGAATCGCGAACGGAACATTAAGAAATCATTTAGTGAATCTGTATGAAAAAACGATCGATCGTGAAAAGAATTCCGGCTCCAAGGATAAATTCCAAAGACTGACCGTATTTCTGCATTCCTATAAGAAACCGTGA
- a CDS encoding glycerophosphodiester phosphodiesterase, translated as MNSKIKVRFLFEIFFVVLFYAAATSCSSAPIVNKPLDGILDLQGHRGARGLKPENTWPAFEEAIRYGMTTLELDTVLTKDKKIVIHHDSETNPTICQKKDGTPISSVSLYDLTLAELKQLDCGTKKNPKYPEQVSVPGTELITIEEFFALVANAEKKNPNRPKLKFNIETKFPNDDKAQLPIEKVRDHVTLLVKAVEDANVADRTTIQSFYIQALPIVKEKNPKIKTSALFSLTYFQGAMMKLGFGNSTRENALKKTIEVKADIISPYFLYVTEAFVQEAHSHKISVIPWTVNEPDEMRRLIDAGVDGIISDYPDRLIQAIKR; from the coding sequence ATGAATTCCAAAATCAAAGTTAGATTCCTTTTCGAGATTTTCTTCGTGGTTCTTTTTTACGCAGCCGCGACTTCCTGTTCGAGCGCGCCGATCGTCAATAAACCGTTAGACGGTATTTTGGATTTGCAGGGACACCGGGGCGCAAGAGGTTTAAAACCGGAGAATACGTGGCCTGCGTTCGAGGAGGCGATCCGTTACGGGATGACGACTTTGGAATTGGACACGGTTCTTACCAAAGATAAGAAAATCGTAATTCATCACGATTCGGAAACCAATCCAACGATATGTCAGAAAAAGGACGGAACTCCGATTTCTTCCGTTTCATTATACGATTTGACTTTGGCGGAATTGAAACAACTGGATTGCGGAACTAAAAAAAATCCGAAATATCCGGAACAAGTCTCCGTTCCGGGAACCGAACTGATTACGATTGAAGAATTTTTCGCACTCGTCGCAAACGCGGAAAAGAAGAATCCGAATCGGCCGAAACTCAAATTCAATATCGAAACGAAGTTCCCGAACGATGACAAGGCTCAACTTCCTATAGAGAAGGTAAGGGATCACGTAACTCTTTTGGTTAAAGCCGTCGAAGATGCAAACGTTGCGGATCGAACAACGATCCAATCGTTTTACATACAAGCGTTGCCGATCGTAAAAGAAAAAAATCCGAAGATCAAAACGAGCGCGCTTTTTTCCTTAACATACTTTCAAGGCGCTATGATGAAATTGGGATTCGGAAATTCCACCCGCGAAAACGCGTTGAAAAAAACGATCGAAGTAAAAGCGGATATTATTTCTCCGTATTTCTTATATGTAACCGAAGCGTTCGTTCAAGAGGCGCATTCTCATAAAATTTCCGTGATCCCTTGGACGGTGAACGAACCGGATGAAATGAGAAGATTGATCGATGCGGGTGTGGACGGTATAATCAGCGATTATCCGGATCGATTGATTCAAGCGATCAAAAGATAA
- a CDS encoding class I SAM-dependent methyltransferase — MDYIETFEGERAAQYENRIGTMIPFYSGISELVATSILNSVPAGEKILAAGCGTGADFRALLKIAPDRYSITGVDPSPEMISIARKNFPNAELISSPVSALDPNRKFSAATLLFVLHFLPDDGAKLSLLRDISSRLEPGGMFLLFDLYDSQARMEIVFNELGLYLKTFQGWEEEALKTYIQRVKDLKRIPSARYEDLFRKAGFQNFKQIFQAYHVGGWELKR, encoded by the coding sequence ATGGATTATATTGAAACCTTTGAAGGGGAAAGAGCGGCTCAATACGAAAATCGGATCGGAACGATGATTCCATTCTATTCGGGAATTTCCGAATTGGTTGCGACTTCGATTTTGAATTCGGTTCCGGCCGGCGAAAAAATTCTCGCAGCGGGCTGCGGAACCGGTGCGGATTTTCGAGCCCTTCTAAAGATCGCGCCCGATCGTTATTCGATCACCGGTGTGGATCCTTCTCCCGAAATGATTTCAATCGCGCGTAAAAATTTTCCGAACGCGGAATTGATTTCTTCTCCGGTTTCAGCTTTGGATCCGAATCGCAAATTCTCCGCGGCGACGCTTTTATTCGTGCTTCACTTTCTTCCGGACGACGGGGCAAAACTTTCCCTGCTCCGCGATATTTCCTCCCGATTGGAACCGGGAGGAATGTTCCTCTTATTCGATCTTTATGATTCGCAAGCAAGAATGGAAATCGTTTTCAATGAACTCGGCTTATATTTAAAAACGTTTCAAGGCTGGGAAGAAGAAGCTCTGAAAACGTACATTCAAAGAGTGAAAGATTTAAAAAGAATTCCGAGCGCCCGATACGAGGATTTGTTTCGCAAAGCGGGCTTTCAGAATTTCAAACAAATTTTCCAGGCGTATCACGTGGGCGGCTGGGAACTGAAACGATAA
- a CDS encoding AraC family transcriptional regulator, whose product MKIKKDKPRGILKTSDTLIHSEHFRYTPGNHLQHLIEHYWTVRWDLRGKEPYLAQTLPHPSVHLVLEKGKSRIQGIIEGRFSTLLEDKGSVWGIKFKPGGFYPFFKKPMYSFTNRSIPIESVFSIKTSELEEKILFAENDEQRIEQTETLLFSKPPKEDPNVRWVQEVVDFILKQSDILKADDVARKFDVNLRTLQRQFHRYVGVSPKWVIQRYRLHEAAERLENGENIDGTRLALELGYFDQSHFIRDFKSMVGISPEQYSKQLKFKD is encoded by the coding sequence ATGAAGATTAAAAAGGACAAACCGAGAGGAATATTAAAAACGTCCGATACACTCATTCACTCGGAACATTTTCGATATACTCCGGGAAATCATCTTCAGCATTTGATCGAACATTACTGGACAGTTCGTTGGGACCTCAGAGGCAAGGAACCGTATCTTGCGCAAACGCTTCCTCATCCGAGCGTCCATCTCGTTTTAGAAAAAGGCAAATCAAGAATTCAAGGAATCATTGAGGGAAGATTCTCCACGTTGCTGGAAGATAAGGGTTCTGTGTGGGGAATCAAATTCAAACCCGGCGGCTTTTACCCGTTTTTTAAAAAACCGATGTATTCGTTTACCAATCGTTCGATTCCGATCGAGTCCGTCTTTTCGATCAAAACTTCTGAATTGGAAGAGAAAATTTTATTCGCTGAAAACGACGAGCAGCGAATCGAACAAACGGAAACGCTTCTATTTTCAAAACCGCCGAAAGAAGATCCGAACGTGCGATGGGTTCAAGAAGTCGTAGATTTCATTCTGAAACAAAGCGATATTTTGAAGGCGGACGACGTCGCCAGAAAATTCGACGTAAACCTGCGGACCTTACAAAGGCAATTTCATCGTTATGTGGGAGTAAGTCCGAAATGGGTGATTCAACGCTATCGATTGCACGAAGCCGCGGAACGGCTGGAAAACGGGGAAAACATAGACGGAACGAGACTTGCATTGGAGTTGGGGTATTTCGACCAATCCCATTTTATACGGGATTTTAAATCCATGGTGGGAATTTCGCCGGAACAATATTCAAAACAGCTAAAGTTCAAGGATTAG
- a CDS encoding LA_3696 family protein: protein MLTELIRKIPRKLEEVLGADGIDQFVDFLNSVFTVSRAQLLESSSERFEHRLTEEMGKQKINFLEFKTGLSGEFLSFKADLKEDFSSFQMEIRQDFVSIQSRIDHQIAEIRAENAAFKEEVRKEIAEFKKEVRQELKEIREEMRRSNETIFRILAENQKAISEMQREISGMHKTIADLHKSIASQARWMFGAVFVLAGFFVVIEKLMHSIP from the coding sequence ATGCTTACGGAGTTGATCCGAAAAATTCCCAGAAAATTGGAAGAGGTCCTTGGGGCCGACGGTATCGATCAATTCGTGGATTTCTTAAATTCCGTTTTTACGGTTTCTCGCGCACAACTCTTGGAATCTTCTTCTGAACGCTTTGAACATCGGTTAACCGAAGAAATGGGAAAACAAAAAATCAACTTTCTTGAATTCAAAACCGGATTGAGCGGAGAATTTCTGTCCTTTAAGGCGGATCTGAAGGAAGACTTTTCTTCGTTCCAAATGGAAATACGCCAAGATTTCGTTTCAATTCAATCTCGAATCGATCATCAAATTGCGGAAATCCGCGCGGAAAATGCCGCGTTTAAAGAAGAAGTTCGCAAAGAAATCGCCGAATTCAAAAAGGAAGTCAGACAAGAACTCAAAGAAATCCGGGAAGAAATGCGCCGATCGAACGAAACCATCTTTAGAATTCTCGCGGAAAATCAGAAAGCGATTTCGGAAATGCAAAGAGAAATTTCAGGTATGCATAAAACGATCGCGGATTTGCACAAATCCATCGCCTCGCAAGCAAGATGGATGTTCGGTGCGGTTTTTGTGTTAGCGGGATTCTTCGTTGTGATTGAAAAACTGATGCATTCGATTCCATAA
- a CDS encoding NADH:flavin oxidoreductase/NADH oxidase family protein produces MSQPVSPLSQSLTLPNGQVLKNRIAKASMEESLANDDFLPGKGMIRLYERWGKGGAGLLLTGNAMVDPTALTGPGNVIIRDQGKLDYFKRWAEAGKSGGSKIWMQINHPGRQVFSFISETPVAPSAVKVHIPGRMFAKVFGTPRALTEDEIKKIIDRFIQAAVIAEKAGFDGIEVHGAHGYLINQFLSPLTNLRKDQWGGSLENRARILLEIVNGIRASTQKEFGVGVKLNSADFQGGGFAEEDAIQVIQMLNQSKLDLLEISGGNYESPAMQGGESNGTRKREAYFLDFAKKARSIAKMPLMSTGGFRSKNIMENAITSGAIDLIGIAAPFAFDPDCASRILSGNAETIEFNLPNLSNPVFSSLSKMSAIKFQFRRMGQGKEPRIPRSMIGNLLWEQIRARRNAKKYKALFQN; encoded by the coding sequence ATGTCCCAACCCGTTTCCCCGCTCTCTCAAAGCCTCACATTGCCCAACGGCCAGGTTTTAAAGAATCGAATCGCCAAAGCGTCAATGGAAGAAAGTTTAGCCAATGACGATTTTCTTCCTGGAAAGGGAATGATTCGTTTGTATGAACGCTGGGGAAAAGGCGGAGCCGGACTTCTTTTGACCGGAAACGCCATGGTCGATCCGACCGCACTGACCGGACCGGGGAACGTCATTATCCGAGACCAAGGAAAATTGGATTATTTCAAACGATGGGCCGAGGCGGGAAAATCGGGCGGCTCTAAAATCTGGATGCAAATCAATCATCCCGGCAGACAGGTTTTCAGTTTTATTTCGGAAACTCCGGTCGCCCCTTCCGCGGTGAAAGTTCATATTCCCGGAAGAATGTTCGCGAAAGTTTTCGGAACTCCGCGCGCCCTCACCGAAGACGAAATCAAAAAAATCATCGATCGTTTTATTCAAGCCGCGGTCATCGCGGAAAAAGCGGGCTTCGACGGAATCGAAGTGCACGGCGCTCACGGTTATTTGATCAATCAGTTTCTTTCTCCATTGACCAATCTTCGCAAGGATCAATGGGGCGGTTCTCTGGAGAATCGCGCGAGAATTCTTCTCGAAATCGTAAACGGAATCCGTGCATCCACCCAAAAAGAATTCGGAGTCGGAGTAAAACTAAACTCTGCCGATTTTCAGGGCGGGGGTTTTGCGGAAGAAGACGCGATCCAAGTCATTCAAATGTTAAATCAATCTAAATTAGATCTTCTTGAAATATCGGGAGGGAACTACGAATCTCCCGCGATGCAGGGAGGAGAATCCAATGGAACGCGCAAACGCGAAGCGTATTTTTTGGATTTTGCGAAAAAGGCGAGATCGATCGCCAAGATGCCTTTGATGTCCACGGGCGGTTTCCGTTCCAAGAATATTATGGAAAATGCAATTACTTCCGGCGCCATCGACCTGATAGGAATCGCGGCTCCGTTCGCGTTCGACCCGGATTGCGCTTCTCGAATTCTTTCCGGAAACGCGGAAACGATCGAATTCAATCTTCCGAATCTTTCCAATCCGGTTTTCAGTTCTCTTTCGAAAATGTCCGCCATCAAATTTCAGTTCCGAAGAATGGGACAAGGAAAAGAACCGAGAATTCCTCGATCGATGATCGGCAACTTACTTTGGGAACAAATTCGCGCCAGGAGGAACGCTAAGAAATATAAGGCTCTGTTCCAAAATTGA
- a CDS encoding S1C family serine protease, which produces MKQTAFILFFLCMSFLACSKNSFETDKLDEESLNVSLHLQNRLNGLIDKISPATVSVFPKGSTENSTPIGSGFFIDEEGHILTCQHVIRGAEEFIIQPGKSGKRLKAKVIKQDADADLALLESETNDNKNPFIAVPKLNVPKEGTIYLSFGAAYGLPDSISTGVVAFSQRAKVDPFHPEKGFVQLSLPIYPGMSGGAVIDIQGNLIGVQRFTYNTIGNQPIGPGFAIPVGHVSNFLESSAQLRENRIRSQRGIVEIPFVTPHLIDKLKLPHPLGVIVSYVQKDSPAEKSGIQRYDFITHINSKKVNSSAEFYREIALLNEEVSIKLFRSGKEMEVVLKKWQ; this is translated from the coding sequence ATGAAACAAACCGCATTCATTCTTTTCTTTCTTTGTATGAGCTTTCTCGCCTGTTCGAAGAATTCTTTCGAAACCGACAAGTTGGATGAGGAAAGCCTGAACGTTTCGCTCCATCTTCAAAACCGATTGAACGGATTGATCGACAAAATTTCACCCGCAACGGTAAGCGTGTTTCCCAAAGGAAGCACGGAAAATTCCACTCCGATCGGTTCCGGTTTTTTTATCGATGAAGAAGGACATATTCTCACTTGCCAGCATGTGATTCGAGGAGCGGAAGAATTCATCATTCAACCCGGTAAATCCGGAAAACGTTTGAAAGCGAAGGTGATTAAACAGGATGCGGATGCGGATCTTGCTCTTTTGGAATCGGAAACGAACGACAATAAGAATCCGTTCATCGCCGTTCCCAAGCTGAATGTTCCTAAGGAAGGTACGATTTACCTTTCGTTCGGGGCCGCGTACGGACTTCCGGATTCGATTTCTACGGGTGTGGTTGCGTTTTCACAAAGGGCAAAGGTGGATCCGTTTCATCCGGAAAAAGGGTTTGTTCAACTCAGTTTGCCGATTTATCCGGGCATGTCCGGCGGCGCAGTGATCGACATCCAAGGGAACCTAATCGGCGTTCAACGATTTACTTATAATACGATAGGGAATCAGCCGATCGGACCCGGATTCGCAATTCCCGTAGGTCACGTTTCCAATTTCTTGGAATCATCGGCTCAATTAAGGGAGAATCGGATTCGCTCGCAAAGAGGAATCGTGGAGATTCCGTTTGTGACTCCTCATCTGATTGATAAGTTAAAACTTCCGCATCCGCTTGGTGTGATCGTGAGTTATGTTCAAAAGGATTCTCCTGCCGAAAAGTCGGGAATTCAACGTTACGATTTTATAACGCATATCAATTCCAAAAAAGTGAATTCTTCCGCGGAATTTTATCGCGAAATCGCTCTGTTAAACGAAGAAGTATCAATAAAGCTGTTTCGAAGCGGGAAGGAAATGGAAGTCGTTTTAAAAAAGTGGCAATAA
- a CDS encoding GFA family protein, giving the protein MSLKKYNGSCHCGKVSYEVELDLSKGSSKCNCSFCSKVRNWSAIVKPEAFRMLSDEKELGSYQFGTMSATHHFCKNCGIRTFTRGYIEEIGGAFVSISLSTLNNAEPSELIASPVWYADGLHNNWGSQPAEIRHL; this is encoded by the coding sequence ATGTCTTTAAAAAAATATAACGGAAGTTGTCATTGCGGTAAGGTGAGTTACGAGGTGGAACTGGATTTGTCGAAAGGAAGTTCCAAATGCAATTGTTCCTTTTGTTCCAAGGTGAGAAATTGGAGCGCAATCGTAAAACCGGAAGCGTTCCGAATGCTTTCGGACGAAAAAGAATTAGGAAGTTATCAATTCGGAACGATGAGCGCTACGCATCATTTTTGCAAAAACTGCGGAATCAGAACGTTTACTCGAGGTTATATCGAGGAGATCGGAGGGGCTTTTGTAAGCATTAGTTTATCCACACTAAATAACGCCGAACCTTCGGAATTGATTGCATCTCCCGTCTGGTATGCGGACGGACTTCACAACAACTGGGGTTCGCAACCGGCAGAAATCAGACATCTTTAA
- a CDS encoding DUF819 family protein, translating into MEFASSILSAILFALFILLFPWLAIRLTQKIKLLGILGSVSICYIAGILLGNLIPHSWIPKSVPLTIADITIPLAIPLLLSSTDFRKGFGEAKLALFSFFLSAVAVAVSASIAGYVYAGTHPESAKIASMLSGMYTGGTPNLNAIGLALSANKETIALVNTIDVVIGGIYLLFLLTFGKKFFSFFLKKEEAKDVPIEETESSAKEDDKLPLKKILLPNGIGLLLATLGFGVSVAFTFLIFSSLYAPSILLGITTWGIGISFHSKVRQLKTYEFGSYLILVFSVAIGFLADLEELKKDFGSVFLILTSILFGAILLHLLLGILFRIPVDTWIITSVSSIYGPAFVPSVSQAIENKGVLVVGILTGLIGYALGNYLGIGIHSVLIAIGS; encoded by the coding sequence ATGGAATTCGCATCTTCGATCCTTAGCGCGATACTCTTCGCTTTATTTATTCTTCTTTTCCCGTGGCTCGCAATCCGGCTTACGCAAAAGATCAAACTGCTCGGAATCCTGGGTTCCGTTTCGATCTGTTACATTGCGGGAATTCTTTTGGGAAACCTGATCCCTCATTCGTGGATTCCGAAATCGGTCCCCCTTACCATCGCCGATATTACGATTCCTCTTGCGATTCCTCTGCTTCTAAGTTCGACCGATTTTCGAAAAGGGTTCGGCGAAGCCAAACTCGCGCTCTTCTCCTTCTTTTTATCCGCAGTCGCTGTTGCGGTATCCGCCTCGATCGCAGGATACGTATACGCGGGAACGCATCCCGAATCCGCGAAAATCGCGAGTATGCTTTCGGGAATGTATACCGGCGGAACTCCGAACCTGAACGCGATCGGCTTGGCCTTAAGCGCGAATAAAGAAACGATCGCGCTGGTCAATACGATCGACGTCGTCATCGGCGGGATCTATCTTCTCTTCTTGCTGACTTTTGGAAAAAAATTCTTTTCGTTCTTTCTGAAAAAAGAGGAAGCCAAAGACGTTCCGATCGAAGAAACGGAATCCTCCGCAAAGGAAGACGACAAACTTCCGTTGAAGAAAATACTTCTCCCGAACGGGATCGGCCTGTTATTGGCGACGCTGGGTTTCGGAGTTTCTGTCGCGTTTACTTTTTTGATCTTCTCTTCTTTATACGCGCCTTCGATCCTTCTCGGAATCACGACCTGGGGAATCGGAATTTCCTTTCATTCCAAAGTGCGGCAACTTAAAACATACGAGTTCGGAAGTTATCTGATTTTGGTCTTTTCGGTCGCGATCGGCTTTCTCGCGGATTTGGAGGAATTGAAAAAGGATTTCGGTTCCGTGTTTCTCATCTTAACGTCGATTCTTTTCGGAGCGATTCTGCTTCATCTTCTCTTGGGAATTCTCTTTCGAATTCCGGTTGATACCTGGATCATTACTTCCGTTTCCAGCATCTACGGACCCGCGTTCGTTCCGTCGGTTTCGCAGGCGATCGAAAACAAAGGCGTTTTAGTTGTGGGAATTCTCACAGGATTGATCGGATACGCGTTAGGAAATTATCTAGGAATCGGAATTCATTCCGTTTTGATTGCGATCGGAAGTTAG
- a CDS encoding TetR/AcrR family transcriptional regulator — translation MSKTLGWKKLPEDVRRESILSAAMRCFFSKGFEKTSVQDIAETAGLTKGGIYFHFESKEEIRDTLIREFLNLERFGFQDPEVLSLSPHLRMKEYLERLANRLTIEGNCSPRLFAEATSSGGSMEKEIVAFYDSLESVFAKTIQEGQNQGSIVNSMPAVLIARTILAVFDGLQIQADISPSQRDLQVRGREVLNSFFKNLLLTFDPTCETKK, via the coding sequence ATGTCAAAGACTCTTGGCTGGAAAAAATTACCCGAAGACGTTCGGAGAGAATCGATTCTCTCTGCGGCGATGCGTTGTTTTTTTTCAAAGGGTTTTGAAAAGACATCGGTTCAAGATATCGCCGAAACTGCCGGTTTGACCAAGGGCGGAATCTACTTCCACTTTGAAAGTAAGGAAGAAATCCGGGACACGCTGATTCGTGAATTTTTAAATCTCGAACGTTTCGGATTTCAAGATCCGGAAGTTCTTTCTCTTTCTCCGCATCTGAGAATGAAGGAATATCTGGAACGACTTGCGAATCGTCTTACGATCGAAGGGAATTGTTCTCCTCGGTTGTTTGCCGAAGCGACTTCCAGCGGAGGAAGTATGGAAAAGGAAATCGTTGCCTTTTACGATTCTCTTGAATCCGTTTTCGCAAAGACGATTCAAGAAGGACAGAATCAAGGAAGCATCGTAAATTCTATGCCCGCCGTTTTGATCGCTCGCACCATTCTTGCGGTATTCGACGGTCTGCAGATTCAAGCGGACATTTCTCCTTCGCAAAGAGACCTGCAAGTGCGGGGAAGAGAAGTTCTCAATTCTTTCTTTAAGAATCTTCTTTTAACGTTCGATCCGACCTGCGAAACGAAAAAGTAA
- a CDS encoding DUF4846 domain-containing protein: protein MGLVSNCKVSSLLITIGLYFPIAGCLDAEPTPTKVNEIRLPAGASRIVFPKNSFSDFVQNLPLKNEPTLWTYKKQNIIRRYDTIAVLDLPLLFKDDLEQCADYSMRVWAEYHKQTGNLNRLYLFDYNGNRKRFQESGLSYSSFLRKAFASSNSYSLKKGGAVVTEKDLKPGDLFVQNETGGIGHVSMILDSAEAKNGKKLFLIGFSFMPAQEMHIEKAPNEFGSSGWFTYEGFIGHLNESYPYGTPVLRRFSER, encoded by the coding sequence ATGGGTCTCGTTTCGAATTGTAAAGTATCTTCATTGTTGATCACGATCGGTTTGTATTTTCCGATTGCCGGATGTCTTGATGCCGAGCCGACTCCGACAAAGGTGAACGAGATTCGTCTTCCGGCGGGAGCCTCTCGCATCGTTTTTCCTAAGAATTCTTTTTCCGATTTCGTTCAGAATCTTCCCTTAAAAAACGAACCGACTCTTTGGACCTATAAAAAACAAAACATCATTCGCAGATATGACACGATCGCCGTTCTGGATCTTCCCCTTTTATTCAAAGACGATTTGGAACAATGCGCCGATTATTCGATGCGGGTTTGGGCGGAATATCATAAACAAACCGGCAATCTAAATCGACTCTATCTTTTCGATTACAACGGAAATCGAAAACGATTTCAAGAAAGCGGTCTTTCGTATTCTTCTTTTTTAAGAAAGGCATTCGCTTCCTCCAATTCCTATTCTTTGAAGAAGGGCGGGGCGGTCGTTACGGAAAAGGATTTGAAACCGGGAGACCTTTTCGTTCAAAATGAAACCGGCGGAATCGGACACGTTTCGATGATTCTCGATTCGGCCGAAGCGAAGAACGGTAAGAAACTTTTTTTGATCGGATTCAGCTTTATGCCCGCTCAGGAAATGCACATTGAAAAGGCTCCGAACGAATTCGGTTCCTCCGGTTGGTTCACATACGAAGGTTTTATCGGCCATCTCAACGAATCGTATCCGTACGGAACGCCGGTTCTAAGAAGATTTTCGGAACGATAA